A window of the Coprobacter fastidiosus genome harbors these coding sequences:
- the rfbD gene encoding dTDP-4-dehydrorhamnose reductase, protein MNILVTGANGQLGNEMRRVSKSSGNHYVFTDVAELDITDLNAIRRIIDKENIQVIVNCAAYTNVDKAEDDYATADLLNNKAVENLSMAAKESGSTLIHISTDYVFKGDRNIPCHEDWTTDPLGVYGITKLAGEKAILESGCRYLIFRTAWLYSPFGNNFVKTMQRLTSERETLNVVFDQVGTPTYAGDLAALIYKIIENNFLNRQGIYHYSNEGVCSWYDFAKEICALSGNCCDIQPCHSDEFPSKVKRPHFSVLDKTKVKKTFGITVPYWKDSLVKCIEELKQK, encoded by the coding sequence ATGAATATATTAGTAACAGGCGCAAACGGGCAACTCGGAAATGAAATGCGCCGTGTATCGAAAAGTTCGGGCAACCATTATGTTTTTACAGACGTAGCGGAATTGGATATTACCGATCTGAATGCTATTCGCCGGATAATCGATAAAGAGAATATACAAGTAATTGTAAACTGTGCTGCATATACCAATGTCGATAAAGCAGAAGACGATTATGCAACAGCCGATTTGCTGAACAATAAGGCTGTCGAGAACCTGTCGATGGCAGCCAAGGAGTCGGGTTCGACTCTGATACACATCTCTACCGATTACGTTTTTAAAGGAGACCGGAATATCCCTTGTCACGAAGATTGGACGACCGATCCGTTGGGAGTTTACGGAATCACAAAATTGGCAGGAGAAAAAGCCATATTGGAGTCGGGATGCCGTTATCTGATCTTTCGTACGGCATGGCTCTATTCCCCGTTCGGGAACAATTTTGTAAAGACCATGCAACGTCTTACATCAGAGAGAGAAACCCTGAATGTCGTGTTCGATCAAGTCGGTACACCGACCTATGCCGGTGATTTGGCGGCATTGATCTACAAAATCATAGAAAACAATTTTCTAAATCGGCAAGGTATCTATCATTACAGCAATGAAGGAGTCTGTTCTTGGTATGATTTTGCAAAAGAGATATGCGCACTTTCCGGAAACTGTTGTGATATACAACCTTGTCACAGCGACGAATTTCCAAGTAAAGTAAAACGTCCGCATTTTTCGGTATTGGATAAGACAAAAGTAAAAAAGACATTCGGCATAACAGTTCCGTATTGGAAAGACTCTTTAGTAAAATGCATAGAAGAACTTAAACAAAAATAA
- the rfbC gene encoding dTDP-4-dehydrorhamnose 3,5-epimerase: MEVIKTDIDGVVIIEPRIFSDERGYFFESFSQREFEEKVCKTVFVQDNESKSSYGVLRGLHFQKPPYTQSKLVRVIKGAVLDVAVDIRKGSPTFGKHIAVELSGENHRQFFIPRGFAHGFSVLTDEVIFQYKCDAFYAPQSEGALAWDDPDLGIDWKIPSDKVILSEKDRHHCRLQDASWLFDYNEKLY; this comes from the coding sequence ATGGAAGTAATAAAAACGGACATAGACGGAGTGGTTATCATAGAACCGCGAATTTTCAGCGATGAACGGGGATATTTTTTCGAATCATTCTCTCAGCGCGAATTTGAAGAAAAAGTGTGTAAAACCGTTTTCGTCCAAGATAATGAGTCGAAATCCTCTTACGGAGTTTTGCGCGGATTGCATTTCCAGAAACCGCCATATACCCAAAGCAAACTGGTGCGAGTGATCAAGGGCGCTGTTTTGGATGTCGCCGTCGATATTCGCAAAGGTTCTCCCACATTCGGCAAACATATAGCCGTAGAACTTTCCGGAGAAAACCATCGGCAATTCTTTATCCCGCGCGGATTTGCACACGGATTCAGCGTCCTGACCGATGAAGTCATATTCCAGTATAAATGCGACGCATTTTATGCACCGCAAAGTGAAGGAGCTTTGGCATGGGATGATCCTGATTTGGGGATAGATTGGAAAATACCGTCCGATAAAGTAATACTCTCGGAAAAAGACCGGCATCATTGTCGTTTGCAAGATGCGTCATGGTTGTTCGACTATAACGAAAAATTGTATTGA
- the rfbA gene encoding glucose-1-phosphate thymidylyltransferase RfbA — MKGIVLAGGSGTRLYPITKGVSKQLLPIYDKPMIYYPISVLMLADIRDILVISTPVDLPGFKRLLGDGSDYGVHFEYAEQPSPDGLAQAFIIGEKFIGDDSVCLVLGDNIFYGQSFTRMLQDAVRTADEDKKATVFGYWVADPERYGVAEFDKDGNCMSIEEKPEKPKSNYAVVGLYFYPNRVVDIAKNIKPSARGELEITTVNQAFLNDRELKVQTLGRGFAWLDTGTHDSLSEASTFVEVIEKRQGLKVACLEGIALRKGWITADKMRDLAQPMLKNQYGQYLLKVINELGLE; from the coding sequence ATGAAAGGTATTGTATTAGCAGGCGGTTCGGGCACAAGGTTGTATCCGATCACTAAGGGAGTGAGTAAGCAGCTTCTCCCGATTTATGACAAACCGATGATCTATTATCCTATATCGGTGTTGATGTTGGCAGATATCCGGGATATTTTGGTAATATCTACTCCGGTCGATCTGCCCGGATTCAAGAGATTGTTAGGAGACGGTTCTGATTACGGAGTACATTTCGAATATGCCGAACAGCCCAGTCCGGACGGTCTGGCTCAGGCCTTTATTATCGGTGAAAAATTCATAGGAGACGATTCGGTTTGTCTGGTTCTCGGAGATAATATCTTTTATGGACAAAGTTTTACCCGAATGTTGCAAGACGCTGTACGTACGGCAGACGAAGACAAGAAAGCTACGGTTTTCGGCTATTGGGTCGCCGATCCTGAGCGGTATGGTGTTGCAGAGTTTGACAAAGACGGTAATTGTATGTCGATCGAAGAGAAACCGGAAAAGCCTAAATCCAACTACGCAGTTGTAGGACTCTATTTTTATCCTAATCGTGTAGTCGATATTGCCAAAAATATAAAGCCTTCGGCAAGAGGAGAACTGGAAATTACTACGGTAAATCAGGCCTTTTTGAATGATCGGGAATTAAAAGTGCAGACATTAGGACGTGGATTTGCCTGGTTAGACACAGGTACGCACGATTCATTAAGTGAAGCTTCAACCTTTGTCGAAGTCATTGAGAAGCGACAAGGGCTGAAAGTCGCCTGCCTCGAAGGCATAGCTCTTCGCAAAGGTTGGATCACTGCCGATAAAATGCGTGATTTGGCGCAACCGATGCTTAAAAATCAATACGGGCAATATTTGCTGAAAGTTATTAATGAGTTGGGATTGGAATAA
- a CDS encoding GumC family protein, translated as MAAVQNNPKSKQSEEFMRIQDLLYLCASNWYWFALSLMITLGAAFLYIKVTPPVYTRSASILIKEDSKGKSLSADAGSFADLGLIQANTNVNNEIISLQSPAIMTDVVKRLHLNMDYHVDGGFYREVLYGRTLPINVSIDTPNDNESSALTVKILADSTVELSDFIRNGEELPGKLVKGQLTDTIMTPVGKVTVCPTPYYTSQFSQPIYVSCSSLYSAVRRYAPNLSVVLNDEKSTVVDLSFKDVSIQRAEDILNTLIAVYNENWVKDKNQIAISTSMFINERLGVIEKELGSVDEDISSYKSEHLLPDVQAASSMYMAQVNETDAQLLALNNQLYMARYIRNYLGGESNKYQLLPANSGIENSNLGDQITEYNNKLLQRNSLVANSSDQNPLVIDLDHALAAMRKAIVASIDNQVVTLNAQIKNLERSGQQTTTRIAESPAQAKYLLSVERQQKVKESLYLYLLQKREENELSQAFTAYNTRIITPAGGSMLPTAPLKKNILLVAFVAGLLMPAIVIFIAENMNTKVRGRKDLENMTIPFVGEIPLAYHQGKQGSIFRKKKLPETHTIVVKEKSRNLVNEAFRVVRTNLEFMLGKEGQSRVIMVTSANPGSGKTFITMNLAKSLAIKGKKILVIDLDMRKASLSSYVDSPRIGISNYLSGQVENFSEIIVKGKVYPGLDVIPVGTIPPNPTELLFDLRLEQMLSTLKTEYDCIFIDCPPVEIVADASIINKLSDMTLFIIRSGLLDRSMLYEIEGFYTDQRYKNMAVILNGTSEAYGHYGYRYGYRYGYNYGYGKGYSEEN; from the coding sequence ATGGCTGCTGTTCAAAATAATCCGAAATCGAAGCAATCTGAAGAGTTTATGCGAATACAAGATTTGCTATACCTTTGTGCATCCAATTGGTATTGGTTTGCCCTATCTCTGATGATTACATTAGGAGCTGCTTTCTTGTATATTAAAGTAACGCCTCCGGTGTATACCCGGTCGGCTTCAATACTCATTAAAGAAGACTCAAAAGGGAAGTCCCTCTCCGCAGATGCCGGATCATTTGCCGATTTGGGACTGATTCAAGCAAATACGAATGTAAATAATGAAATTATTTCATTGCAGTCTCCGGCAATCATGACCGATGTCGTAAAGCGTTTGCATCTGAATATGGATTATCATGTTGACGGAGGCTTTTACCGGGAAGTGTTATATGGTCGTACTTTACCGATAAATGTGTCTATAGATACTCCGAACGATAATGAGTCGTCAGCGCTGACCGTAAAAATTTTGGCAGATAGTACCGTAGAACTGTCTGATTTTATACGGAATGGTGAAGAACTGCCCGGGAAATTGGTAAAAGGACAATTGACAGACACGATTATGACTCCTGTTGGAAAAGTAACAGTATGCCCCACGCCTTATTATACTTCTCAATTTTCTCAACCTATATATGTTTCCTGTTCTAGTCTTTATAGTGCTGTCCGTCGTTATGCTCCGAATTTATCTGTCGTGCTAAATGATGAAAAATCTACGGTTGTCGATCTGTCATTCAAAGACGTTTCTATCCAGCGGGCCGAAGATATTCTGAATACGTTGATTGCCGTATATAATGAAAATTGGGTAAAAGATAAAAATCAGATAGCGATCAGCACTTCTATGTTTATCAACGAACGCTTAGGTGTTATTGAAAAAGAATTGGGAAGTGTAGATGAGGACATATCTTCGTATAAGAGCGAACATCTTTTGCCTGATGTGCAAGCGGCATCCAGTATGTATATGGCACAAGTCAACGAAACTGATGCTCAATTATTGGCATTGAACAATCAGCTTTATATGGCTCGCTATATTCGTAATTATTTAGGAGGAGAGTCGAACAAATACCAGCTTTTGCCGGCCAATTCGGGTATAGAAAACTCTAACCTCGGAGATCAGATTACAGAATACAATAACAAATTGCTTCAGCGCAACAGTTTGGTTGCAAACAGCAGTGACCAGAACCCTTTGGTTATCGATCTCGACCATGCATTGGCTGCTATGCGCAAAGCAATTGTCGCGTCTATAGATAATCAGGTTGTCACCTTAAATGCACAAATAAAAAATCTCGAACGCAGCGGACAGCAGACGACTACCCGTATTGCTGAAAGCCCTGCTCAGGCCAAATATCTGCTTTCGGTCGAACGCCAACAGAAAGTAAAAGAATCGCTTTATCTATACTTACTTCAAAAACGTGAAGAGAACGAACTTTCTCAAGCGTTTACGGCATATAATACCCGTATTATCACTCCGGCGGGAGGAAGCATGTTACCTACAGCCCCGCTGAAAAAGAATATCTTGCTGGTTGCCTTTGTAGCAGGTCTGTTGATGCCTGCAATAGTCATATTCATTGCAGAGAATATGAATACAAAAGTCAGGGGACGTAAAGATTTAGAAAATATGACAATTCCTTTTGTCGGAGAAATACCGTTGGCATATCATCAGGGCAAACAGGGCTCGATATTCCGGAAAAAGAAATTACCGGAAACACATACGATTGTAGTTAAAGAAAAAAGCCGAAATCTTGTCAACGAAGCATTTAGAGTTGTACGCACCAATCTTGAGTTCATGTTGGGTAAAGAAGGACAATCCCGGGTTATCATGGTTACGTCTGCAAATCCGGGTAGCGGAAAGACTTTTATTACCATGAATCTGGCAAAAAGTCTTGCAATTAAAGGTAAAAAGATATTGGTTATTGACCTCGATATGAGAAAAGCCTCTTTAAGCTCGTATGTCGATTCTCCCCGAATAGGAATTTCAAATTATTTGAGCGGGCAAGTAGAAAATTTTTCTGAAATTATAGTCAAAGGCAAGGTTTATCCGGGTTTAGATGTAATACCGGTAGGCACGATACCTCCAAATCCGACCGAGCTGTTATTTGATCTGCGCTTAGAACAAATGTTGAGTACATTAAAGACCGAATATGACTGCATCTTTATCGATTGTCCTCCGGTAGAGATAGTTGCAGATGCTTCTATTATCAATAAATTATCGGATATGACACTGTTTATTATCCGGTCAGGCTTATTAGATCGCAGCATGCTTTATGAAATAGAAGGATTTTATACAGATCAAAGATATAAAAACATGGCTGTTATCCTGAACGGCACATCCGAAGCATATGGTCATTATGGATATCGGTATGGGTACAGATACGGTTATAATTATGGATATGGCAAAGGTTATTCTGAAGAAAATTAG
- a CDS encoding polysaccharide biosynthesis/export family protein, translating to MQIKYILGILLVIVLFSSCDSSKKVVYFQDLKPGISEQLIASTQITFRPEDKLSIVVSSKDPQLASLFNLPIASFRAGLASGAQNSNQEMSVYTVDAQGDIEFPVLGKIRVAGMTRSELAGYIKDRLIKENLIKDPVVTVEFMNLSVFVLGEVNKPGRINIDRDRITVLDAISMAGDLSIYGKRNPVYVLRKEGDKETAYQLDLCSAKQIYSSPAYYLQQNDVIYVEPNSVRARQSTVNGNNVRSTSFWMSLASLLTTITVLIVK from the coding sequence ATGCAGATCAAGTATATATTAGGAATTTTACTTGTTATTGTACTTTTCAGTTCATGTGATTCGTCTAAAAAGGTCGTATATTTTCAGGATCTTAAGCCGGGAATATCTGAGCAATTGATAGCATCGACTCAAATTACGTTCCGACCGGAAGATAAGCTTTCTATCGTTGTCAGCAGTAAAGATCCTCAATTAGCAAGTCTGTTCAATTTGCCTATAGCCTCTTTTCGTGCAGGATTAGCATCGGGGGCGCAAAATTCTAATCAAGAAATGTCGGTATATACTGTCGATGCTCAAGGAGATATTGAATTTCCCGTTTTAGGAAAAATTCGTGTGGCAGGAATGACCCGTTCCGAGCTTGCCGGATACATCAAGGACCGGCTTATTAAGGAAAATCTGATAAAAGACCCGGTCGTTACGGTAGAATTTATGAATCTCAGTGTTTTTGTATTAGGAGAGGTCAATAAACCGGGGCGCATTAATATCGATCGGGACAGAATTACCGTTCTTGATGCAATCAGTATGGCCGGGGATCTCTCGATATACGGGAAACGGAATCCCGTATATGTGCTGAGAAAGGAGGGGGATAAAGAGACCGCTTATCAACTCGACTTGTGTTCTGCAAAACAGATTTATTCTTCTCCGGCATATTATCTTCAGCAGAACGATGTAATATATGTCGAACCTAATTCAGTCCGGGCACGTCAATCTACGGTCAACGGTAATAATGTCCGTTCTACATCTTTCTGGATGTCATTGGCCTCATTGCTGACCACTATTACCGTGCTTATTGTTAAATAA
- a CDS encoding UpxY family transcription antiterminator, with protein MEQKENIELKKQGDIAWYAIRVTYSREMIFKEYLDGHNVENFIPMHYESTDLGAKKSRKLVPIIHNLVFVHSTKTSIDTFKSELEVRLPIRYIMDKATGRPIIIPDKQMQDFIAVSGTYDDQLVYLDPVSLMLKKGDKVRITGGIFSGVEGVFVRVKGDRRVVVSIQGIMAVATAFIHPSLIEKIE; from the coding sequence TTGGAGCAGAAAGAAAACATAGAATTAAAGAAACAAGGTGATATAGCATGGTATGCTATACGTGTTACTTATAGCCGGGAAATGATATTCAAAGAATATCTCGACGGTCATAATGTTGAAAATTTTATACCGATGCACTATGAAAGCACGGATTTAGGAGCTAAAAAATCACGAAAATTAGTACCGATCATACATAATCTTGTTTTTGTCCATTCGACAAAAACAAGTATAGATACATTCAAGTCTGAACTTGAAGTCCGTTTGCCTATTCGATATATTATGGATAAGGCAACAGGCCGTCCGATTATAATTCCCGATAAGCAAATGCAAGATTTCATTGCAGTGTCGGGTACGTATGACGATCAGCTCGTTTATCTCGATCCTGTTTCGTTAATGTTGAAAAAGGGAGATAAGGTTAGAATTACCGGAGGAATTTTTTCCGGAGTAGAAGGTGTATTTGTACGAGTTAAGGGCGATAGGAGGGTAGTCGTTTCTATTCAAGGGATAATGGCCGTTGCAACCGCATTTATACATCCTTCGTTGATCGAAAAAATAGAATAG
- a CDS encoding tyrosine-type recombinase/integrase, translating to MVSIKIKLRHSSVSGVPGTVVYVLHEGMRSVRIATEYKLFPEEWDEKSQSVVFREKYRFSYVTDIDLRIKKDVSALQNIIKSFPNYSAKDILQAFHIHRQDKSFLAFMDKQIRSLIKNGCLGTARNYMCTRNSFASFLHNQDIEFYLMTEDFILEYDSWLRKKGITRNSVSFYMRILRSVYNKAAAKMFFNPENIFRKVYTGVDRTRKRAVNEEIIVRLSNLDLSEHKALDYARDIFIFSFYTRGMAFVDIAYLRKSNIRNGFIQYIRRKTGQIINIRIESCMKKIMDHYKTKSEYIFPIITSSDEKIAYRQYQNSLSYYNKQLKKISDLLGLPSPLTSYVARHTWATAARNKNIPLSVISAGMGHTSEKTTQIYLASLDNSIIDEANKFIISSLYYEGDNSRKKKKRKV from the coding sequence ATGGTATCTATAAAAATCAAATTACGTCATTCATCTGTTTCCGGAGTTCCCGGAACAGTGGTTTATGTATTGCATGAAGGCATGAGGTCTGTCCGGATTGCAACAGAGTATAAATTATTTCCTGAAGAATGGGATGAAAAGTCCCAGTCTGTCGTTTTTAGAGAAAAATATCGGTTTTCGTACGTAACGGATATAGACCTCCGAATAAAGAAAGATGTATCTGCTTTACAAAATATAATTAAATCGTTTCCAAATTATTCGGCAAAGGATATCTTACAAGCATTTCATATACATAGACAAGATAAATCTTTTCTTGCTTTTATGGATAAACAGATAAGATCATTGATAAAGAACGGATGTTTGGGAACGGCCCGGAATTATATGTGCACGAGAAATAGCTTTGCTTCGTTTCTTCATAATCAAGACATTGAGTTTTATTTAATGACAGAAGATTTTATTCTTGAATATGATTCATGGTTGAGAAAGAAAGGTATAACCCGTAATTCTGTATCTTTTTATATGCGTATATTGCGATCTGTGTATAATAAAGCTGCTGCAAAAATGTTTTTTAATCCTGAAAATATATTCAGGAAAGTATATACCGGAGTAGATCGCACTCGAAAGAGAGCTGTCAATGAGGAAATCATTGTTCGTTTAAGCAATTTGGATTTATCCGAACATAAGGCTTTGGATTATGCCAGGGATATATTTATTTTTAGTTTTTATACGAGAGGAATGGCTTTTGTCGATATTGCTTATCTCAGAAAAAGCAATATAAGAAATGGGTTCATACAATATATTCGTCGTAAGACCGGACAGATTATCAATATTCGTATCGAATCATGTATGAAAAAGATAATGGACCATTACAAAACAAAAAGTGAATATATATTTCCTATTATTACATCTTCAGACGAAAAAATAGCATATCGGCAATATCAAAATTCACTGAGTTATTATAACAAACAGCTCAAAAAAATTTCCGATTTATTAGGACTGCCTTCTCCTCTTACCTCATACGTTGCACGCCATACATGGGCTACAGCCGCAAGAAATAAAAATATACCTCTTTCTGTTATAAGTGCCGGTATGGGACATACATCCGAAAAAACTACGCAAATTTATTTGGCATCCTTAGACAATTCTATTATAGATGAGGCTAATAAATTTATTATTAGTTCTTTATATTATGAAGGGGATAATTCTAGGAAAAAGAAAAAAAGAAAAGTATAG
- a CDS encoding DMT family transporter, with the protein MAGIVFISFAKGGSIHTDASFYYGVILLIISNIVGASTNIIVAKNRNKVSPVMLTAFANFSGGLILYIVSFFTEDWYVKPYSLEFYIAWIWLALIPAVGFSIWYSLLKRPEVKVSELNMWKFVVPVAGVVLSWLLVPGEYPDLYSILGIFIITVALLILQRQPNEK; encoded by the coding sequence ATGGCCGGAATCGTATTTATAAGTTTTGCAAAAGGAGGTTCTATTCATACTGATGCTTCGTTTTATTACGGAGTCATATTGTTGATTATCAGTAATATTGTAGGAGCATCTACTAATATTATAGTTGCCAAGAACAGAAACAAAGTTTCTCCGGTTATGCTCACTGCATTTGCTAATTTTTCTGGCGGATTAATTCTGTATATTGTATCGTTTTTTACAGAAGATTGGTATGTAAAGCCTTATTCATTAGAGTTTTATATTGCATGGATATGGTTGGCGTTGATTCCGGCAGTCGGATTTTCCATTTGGTATTCGCTGCTTAAGAGACCAGAAGTGAAAGTTTCTGAATTGAACATGTGGAAATTTGTCGTACCGGTTGCCGGTGTTGTTTTAAGTTGGTTGCTTGTTCCGGGTGAATATCCCGATTTGTATTCGATATTGGGTATTTTTATTATAACGGTAGCTTTGCTGATTTTACAGAGGCAACCGAATGAAAAATGA
- the dinB gene encoding DNA polymerase IV: MNKKIIHIDMDAFYASIELRDHPEYVGKPLVVGRPESRGVVSAASYEARKYGIRSAMSSVKARKLCPDVIFIPGRMEVYKEVSKQIHAIFREYTDIIEPLSLDEAFLDVTENKKNIELATDIAKAIKQQIKETLGLTASAGVSYNKFLAKIASDYRKPDGLYVIHPDKAIKFIASLPIELFWGVGKKTGKKMHLLGIHSGADLQKCSLEFLINHFGKNGNLFYDFAHGIDNRAVEAVKIRQSIGCETTFEKDLTSPMAVIIELYHVACELTERITLKKFQGNTLTLKIKFNDFSQKTKCISNHHPLTDLDEILPLAKKLLKEIDISQHPIRLLGLSVSHPTEKLYPQQLSIQF; encoded by the coding sequence TTGAACAAAAAAATAATACATATAGATATGGATGCTTTTTATGCTTCCATAGAATTGCGTGATCATCCGGAATATGTCGGGAAGCCATTAGTCGTAGGCCGTCCCGAAAGCAGGGGTGTTGTCTCTGCGGCCAGTTATGAAGCCCGGAAATACGGAATACGTTCAGCCATGTCGTCTGTCAAAGCTCGGAAACTTTGCCCGGATGTAATATTCATACCGGGACGAATGGAGGTATATAAAGAGGTATCTAAACAAATACACGCTATATTCAGAGAATATACCGATATTATAGAACCGTTATCTTTGGATGAAGCTTTTCTCGATGTTACAGAAAACAAAAAAAATATCGAATTGGCGACAGATATAGCAAAAGCCATAAAACAACAAATAAAAGAGACATTGGGGCTTACTGCCTCTGCAGGAGTTTCCTATAATAAATTTCTTGCAAAGATCGCTTCCGATTACAGAAAACCCGACGGACTCTACGTCATCCATCCCGATAAAGCTATCAAATTCATCGCTTCTCTCCCCATTGAATTATTCTGGGGTGTAGGAAAAAAGACCGGAAAGAAAATGCACTTATTAGGAATTCATTCGGGAGCTGATTTACAAAAATGTTCTTTAGAGTTTCTTATCAATCATTTCGGAAAAAACGGAAATCTATTTTATGATTTTGCTCATGGTATAGATAACAGAGCGGTAGAAGCTGTAAAAATAAGGCAATCGATCGGCTGTGAAACAACTTTTGAAAAAGATTTGACTAGTCCCATGGCTGTTATCATAGAACTTTATCATGTAGCCTGTGAACTGACAGAACGCATCACTCTCAAAAAATTTCAAGGAAACACGCTTACTCTAAAAATAAAATTCAATGACTTTTCACAAAAAACCAAATGTATAAGTAATCATCATCCTTTAACAGACCTTGATGAAATACTGCCTTTAGCAAAAAAACTATTGAAAGAGATAGACATATCGCAACATCCGATTCGTTTACTCGGTTTGTCAGTTTCGCATCCGACAGAAAAATTGTATCCTCAACAGCTCAGTATCCAATTCTGA